ATGATGCCTTAAAACTGGCTGATTCACGATCCATTAACGAAATCATTACAAATATAAAAActaagaaaatttctaacaatcCATACAATCCACCATCTATTTACTTTGTATTAAAGATTTCTTCACCTCATTGTTTTCACTCTTGGATTTCAATTTTTCAATATtgacacaatatatatataaatgttgaCCTAAATATCAATTCCTTGACCAGAATTCTTGCGTGCATCCACATTATTTCTTGATTCGTGTTTTCTTTTGCCACGTGAAGTGCGTTTTGATCTTGGTGTCCGAGTTTTTGTTGGGCGCTTTTCACTTACGGTGTTCTCTATGGTGGTGGTGGTCATCACCTTTTCGGTGGTCAATGAAATTTCATCAGGCCACGGAGTTCGCTTAGCTGGCACTGTCATCTCTAATGGAGGATCAATGTTCCATCTGCATCATATATTAAAACGAATCATACTCTGTGTTTGAATTTAATATTATTGTGAAATTTTATAAAAGTGAAAGTTTGTTGCTATTGTAATTTGTATGTATGGACTCAAGTTTACAAGGTCAAAAATCAAGAATGGAGAGGAGTCAAAGTCAAGGAGGGTCAAAATCAAAGAGGTCAAACccagtcaacacaggtcaacaaAGGTCAAGGCAAAGAGTTGAATTTAATTCACAAATCACAACCAACATTCCCCTACAAAGGTAAAGTGATAAGAGTGTGATAAAAAGTAATTGATAAGCTAGAAGACAAAATCTAAAATGACAGAAAaggacattatatatatatatatatatatatatatatatatatatatatatatatatatatatatatatatatatatatatatatatatatatataatgtcctTTTCTGTCATTTTAGATTTTGTTATATTGTATGAAACAGTTTTAAAATAAATTGCATATTTAATCATATTAAAAATTAACGTTATGTAGTATTATAATGGTTTGTTAACAACTTGCAAAATTACAAGAGTAACAAAAAGGCGAAAAATCGTAatcaatttaattaaatattacaaaTCTGATTAGGATTGCAACATGAAGTTTTAGTATTCAAAGTATGATATTTGATAAAAAGATTGTATCTTTGATCATTTGATTGTTTAAATGATCAAGTAATTGATTTCATAGGGATTACAACAAAAATATGATTACCAAAATCTCAAACAAAATTACGTATTTGCCTTTTTATTACATCAACTTCATGACACATACGTCGTATTCTCACAAAAAtgtctttttaattattttatcagtaaaagttttaaaataatgaGAATTTATTATAATAACTTAATTTTCATATAACCTATTTTGAGTTAGAAACTAAATAAATTACCCTCAAGAATAATTGCTTGATTAAGAGTAGAATTTGGTACTCTAACTAAAAGAAGCTTTAATTTTTCTAAGGGTGTATTTGGAAATCTTGTAAAAAAGTTACATGAGCTTATCAATAAGCATATCTCaaatagctttttaaaaagctagcttataagctactttagGTTGTGTTTGGCACGACACAGCTAACTAATAAGTTAGCTTATTTTTCAAGATCTTTTAAGTTGTTATGTTTGGCAAGCCAAAAGCTAGCTTAAAAGCTAACATTTTAAAAAAGCTACTTAGGCTAGCTTTTTAAAATATTTCCAAATATACCCCATAATTAAATATAGAAACACATTCTTTTAAATatcattttagtcattttatATCTtccagctagttttaccaaacgttattttttatcagctagcttttcaactACCAGCTACCATTTTATTAAAGAACTAggtttttatttaacagctagcttttcagctagtacgccaaacatagccttaaACTTTTTCAGAAGctttttttaaatattccaaATATACCCTTAATTAGTTATATAGAAAACACATTATCCTAAAAGCTCCttttttggtgtttttggtgtCAAAAGCTAATTTTTACCAAACGTTTTTTTTATTGGCTAACTTATAAGCTCGCAACTAGCTTTTTAGCTATCCCCTAGCTTTTCAACTAACAACTAACTTTTCAGCTAGGATGGGCAGTTAGCTTTTCAATAGCTACGCAAAACAAAGAAAAGCTCCTTTTTTGGTGTTTTAGTGATAAACACCTCTATTTAGTATTATTTACCCTAAAAAAATCTAGTTTCACTCTTCCAACCCCTTACTTCTCAAAATCTATTTATTTTGGCCCTAAAACTTTACAACATtaaaatcataatcaaatttctCACACACTAAAACTTTAGCTATTTGGAATTTCAAGTTACAATAATCAAATTCACAACATATCATTTCTTTTAGAACATTTAAATTAAAAGTAGAAGAGTAGAAGACTAACCCAGTAGGGAATTTGCTATCTGCACGCGCCTCAGCCCTCAACCACCACATCATCACCTTCTTCCCACAACCACCAAGCGGCTCCACCATTGAAGAATCTTCAACCAAAGAAAGAGGACTCTCAATATCATCATCTCCATCAACCATATCCAAATCCTTAATCCAATCAGGCCTAAATTCACCTTCTTTCCATACCAATCGTGAGTTCATCACAAATCCACACCACTCCATCTTCCTAGGCAACACAATTGCCATATCACCAATGTAATTAGCACTTTTTCCTTTGTATACACCAGAATCAAATGTATGCCACCCAATTAATCGATCAGATGAATTACAAGCAGGACCTTGAACTGGCATCAATGGTGATTTGACTGAATTCTGTTCATCTTTTTCGTTTAGAGTGTTCTGaatctcaaatgggtcttcatcGGAATGCCCTGAATGAGCTAGAATCCCAATTGAAAGAGCTCCAATCCATTCGACTTTTTGGATCTCATCAAAGAGTTCCAAGCTATGCATGTTACTATCATCAGCGAACATTACAATCCCATCTAGCTTTTCTTCTCTCACGACTCTAAATCATGGAAAACGAGTCTACTTATAATGAAATTCATTAGATATAGAAGCGGATTGATTCAGTTTGTTGAGTTTACCTTAATGCTCGCAATCGCATCTGGGATTCCATCTTGTGTCGAGCCTCCCAAAAAATGGGCATTTTCTTCGGGAATCCGATGTGTTTGACTTGAAGTTTTGATTTCGTTAACAACGACGAGGTTTCGTTGGTGGCGCCACCGGCTTCCACCACGATCCAGACCACATCGTAGGGCAAGTTCATCAATGTGTGCATTAATCCGGTTAAATGTAGAGCTTGAAAAGTTCGGACATATGTCGGAGTGATGGCAAttagagttttagggtttttgatcCCGTATTGAACCTTCTGTTCTCTCTGAACTGCTTCAATTAATTTGTGAGctttcatgacttccaccgggtCAGGGTGTGGCCATGGTCGGATTCGGATCCCATGCCGGCCGACCACCACTCTGCTACTGGTTGCAACAGCAGATGTAGTATTAGCCCCAGGTGGCGAGAGGGACCGGAGGGAAGTGGTAAACGACAGAGTTTCGGCTATATCGGTGGCGCTTCCGAACGACGTTGATGTTGTGGTGTAGAGATTGTTAATGGAAGAAGTTGAGAAGAGGAGAAAGAAGACGAGACGAGAGAATCTAAATCCAAGAACGAGGCTAATCAGACAGCATAAACAATGAAGGATCAACCAAAAGATACCCGCCGGCGATTTAACGGTTCCACCTCCATCTACAGACGAATCTAACGGCGATGAGCCTCTGAAACTGTTGCTCCGCCCCCGATTTGCATAGCTCTGCTGCAACGCTAGCAGCTTCATATTTTGCCCAAATCAATTTCTACTCCACAGAAGTTTATATCTGAGATGGGTTTCGATTTTTGAAGTATGTACACTTGAATTTGATGGTTAATGATATGTACACTTGAATTTGATGGTTGATGaaggagagaaaaagagagagatgAGTGGTTGAGGAGTAGAAGAGATGATGGCGGTGGGTTGAACTAACTTGAAAGTGAGCtgttaaaatcaagaagaatgCTTTGAATCTACGGATCAATCTGATTGggaatttgaaatttgtaaattcAATGGAATTAATTGGGAGAGGGGGACAGAGACGCCATTGTTGGGGTCATTTTCGTTGTAGATGAACAGGGTATTGGTATTTTAGTTCTTTAGGACATGATGATGATGAGCATTGAGCAACTTCTTCTTCTTAAGTCAATCAAGACCCTATTTGTTTGGAGGGTGTTTgcaagattattattattattattattattatttttaagtatttttacattttttttttataaaaattgttttataaaatgaGTTTGGATTGGTTTTTGAAgagaaaaaataaaaagttaaaatgtttgttttaatttttacatacaaaatattaaaaatgacatttttatatatttattagagtagatggaAAGATATAAAAGTAATTTTAATGTTTAACATTGTTGAAAAGTTGAAAAAGTCATGAAAggacttttcaaaaaaaaaaaacaaatttactCTATTAGAAAAGTCATTTTCAAAAGTTCTTCTCATCTTTCCAAAcatctttttaattttttctaaaagaaaaagtcaaaagtcattttaaaagttaaactaaACACCCTcttcatttctttttattttctttaataataaATGATCATAACATACCCTCTAAATTACTCGAATCCATTGGTTTATAATGTTggattcttatttttttttttaattaatttggattattatttaattttcaggtttatttttatttttattttatttttttgttgataTAAATGCAATATATTGCACTAAACGAGTACTCTAATAactctttcttttctttattttctttcaaGAATTTACCAACAACCATGGACATCTTACTATCGGAAAACCACCGTCCACTATTGCGAACTACCActct
The genomic region above belongs to Lactuca sativa cultivar Salinas chromosome 4, Lsat_Salinas_v11, whole genome shotgun sequence and contains:
- the LOC111909895 gene encoding probable beta-1,4-xylosyltransferase IRX14H, giving the protein MKLLALQQSYANRGRSNSFRGSSPLDSSVDGGGTVKSPAGIFWLILHCLCCLISLVLGFRFSRLVFFLLFSTSSINNLYTTTSTSFGSATDIAETLSFTTSLRSLSPPGANTTSAVATSSRVVVGRHGIRIRPWPHPDPVEVMKAHKLIEAVQREQKVQYGIKNPKTLIAITPTYVRTFQALHLTGLMHTLMNLPYDVVWIVVEAGGATNETSSLLTKSKLQVKHIGFPKKMPIFWEARHKMESQMRLRALRVVREEKLDGIVMFADDSNMHSLELFDEIQKVEWIGALSIGILAHSGHSDEDPFEIQNTLNEKDEQNSVKSPLMPVQGPACNSSDRLIGWHTFDSGVYKGKSANYIGDMAIVLPRKMEWCGFVMNSRLVWKEGEFRPDWIKDLDMVDGDDDIESPLSLVEDSSMVEPLGGCGKKVMMWWLRAEARADSKFPTGWNIDPPLEMTVPAKRTPWPDEISLTTEKVMTTTTIENTVSEKRPTKTRTPRSKRTSRGKRKHESRNNVDARKNSGQGIDI